From Polynucleobacter sp. JS-JIR-II-b4, a single genomic window includes:
- the rpiA gene encoding ribose-5-phosphate isomerase RpiA — translation MNQDQLKQMVGEAARDEVLKLPAGQILGVGTGSTANFFIDVLAPHKDHFAGTVSSSNATTERLLKHGFKVLDPNDVQGLPAYVDGADEIDPLGHMIKGGGGALTREKIIASMAKQFICICDLSKQVPVLGNFALPVEIIPLAKGVVSRELEKLGGKVTLRLAKSTRADLNQTPSEPLVTDNGGWILDIAGLKIADPIQMEAQINQIAGVITVGLFAKEKANILLVSNAAGVERIAL, via the coding sequence ATGAACCAAGATCAACTAAAGCAAATGGTGGGCGAGGCTGCTAGAGATGAAGTCCTCAAGTTACCCGCTGGTCAGATTTTGGGTGTGGGTACAGGTTCGACTGCAAACTTCTTTATTGATGTGCTGGCCCCTCATAAGGATCATTTTGCGGGCACGGTATCGAGCTCTAACGCTACGACTGAGCGCTTACTCAAGCACGGTTTTAAAGTATTGGACCCAAATGATGTGCAAGGTCTGCCAGCTTATGTTGATGGGGCGGATGAAATCGATCCTTTGGGTCATATGATTAAGGGCGGCGGCGGAGCGCTCACCAGAGAAAAAATTATTGCCTCCATGGCAAAGCAATTTATCTGCATTTGCGATTTATCAAAACAAGTGCCGGTGCTAGGCAACTTTGCATTGCCAGTAGAAATCATTCCTCTTGCAAAAGGCGTTGTGAGTCGTGAGTTGGAGAAATTAGGCGGAAAAGTTACCCTACGTCTGGCAAAGAGCACTAGGGCCGATCTCAATCAAACTCCCAGCGAGCCTTTGGTCACTGATAACGGTGGTTGGATCTTGGATATAGCTGGCCTGAAGATTGCCGATCCTATTCAGATGGAAGCGCAGATCAACCAAATTGCTGGTGTGATTACCGTCGGCCTGTTTGCTAAAGAAAAAGCCAATATTCTGTTGGTCAGCAACGCTGCTGGTGTTGAAAGAATTGCGCTGTAG
- a CDS encoding EI24 domain-containing protein produces the protein MVGLPQVFKSFGMALVGTMHPRMLWLSFRPFLIVSVLWGCLIWLTWTPALETLSIFLTTSVFTSWIQEGLVWAGFENARAWIAPLFFVMLIIPLITISLLVFIAFSTVPSIVKIASRQSQFQDLECKKGGGFFGSLIYSLWSALICLALVMLTLPVWWVPPLVAVLPPLLWGWLTMRLMSYDVLAKHASSEERDLLLQKYRWPLFCMGIASGMLGAVPTFFWATSALALVLFPIVSFIALWIYSLIFVFAALWFSYFLLDALKQLREEELDQALTVQSRVVDMELPYHG, from the coding sequence ATGGTCGGATTACCGCAAGTATTTAAATCGTTTGGCATGGCATTAGTTGGAACCATGCATCCGCGAATGTTATGGCTTAGCTTCAGGCCATTTTTGATCGTCTCAGTTTTATGGGGTTGCCTCATTTGGCTCACATGGACGCCAGCCTTAGAAACATTAAGCATCTTTCTAACAACTTCCGTCTTTACCAGTTGGATACAAGAGGGTTTGGTTTGGGCGGGCTTTGAAAATGCTAGAGCGTGGATTGCGCCATTATTTTTTGTCATGCTAATCATCCCCTTGATTACGATTAGCTTGTTAGTCTTCATCGCGTTTTCAACGGTACCCTCGATTGTGAAAATTGCCTCTAGGCAGTCACAATTTCAGGATCTAGAGTGCAAGAAGGGCGGCGGTTTCTTTGGCAGTTTGATCTATAGCCTATGGTCAGCCCTCATTTGTCTTGCGTTGGTGATGCTCACCCTACCTGTGTGGTGGGTTCCTCCACTGGTGGCTGTCTTGCCTCCATTGTTATGGGGATGGTTAACGATGCGCCTGATGTCATATGACGTTCTAGCAAAGCATGCCAGTTCAGAAGAGCGCGACCTTCTGCTTCAAAAATATCGCTGGCCTTTATTCTGTATGGGTATAGCCTCAGGCATGTTGGGCGCAGTGCCAACTTTCTTCTGGGCTACCTCTGCATTGGCTTTAGTGTTATTTCCAATAGTGAGCTTTATAGCCCTTTGGATTTATTCTCTGATTTTTGTGTTTGCTGCTTTATGGTTTAGCTACTTCTTATTAGATGCGCTCAAGCAATTGAGAGAAGAAGAGTTGGATCAAGCGCTCACAGTGCAATCTCGCGTTGTTGATATGGAACTGCCTTACCATGGTTGA
- the hrpA gene encoding ATP-dependent RNA helicase HrpA produces the protein MPQPVPASNTSRKLEIRFPEELPVSGQRQLIKDALQSHQVVIVCGETGSGKTTQLPKICLDLGRGTINGGKLIGHTQPRRIAATATAKRIAQELGSPIGQDVGYQVRFADKTSHTASIKLMTDGILLAETQRDPQLRAYDTLIIDEAHERSLNIDFLLGYLRQLLPKRPDLKLIITSATIDAQRFAEHFAINGKVAPVIEVSGRLFPVEQRYSQLEPDAKPDGKKESKTAKEIPDAVTEEIASLWREGAAGAGDVLVFLPGEREIRDCAEALRKDHVLQQRFHPEILSLFARQSVAEQERVFSPGNGRRIILTTNVAETSLTVPNIRYVIDSGLARVKRYSYRNKVEQLQIEPISQAAANQRAGRCGRVSDGICVRLYSEQDYLGRPKFTDPEILRSSLAAVLLRMSSLRLPKIQHFPFIDKPLGRAIADGVQLLDELGAIEFDESEPADGKDINNSFKLTAIGKQLADLPLDPRIGRMLLAAKEQNALKEVTIIASALATQDPRDRPMDQAAAADQAHLQFADERSEFLSFVKLWNWYQDALKHKHSNRQLENLCKSKFLSPRRLREWRDVHGQLHTMLGEKGWKENALAATYEQVHLSLLTGLLGYVAKKEEDEKSQDRNSKTGGYVGARGIRPFIWPGSTIGKKAGAWILAGELQETNRMYARTIAKIEPQWVERVAAHRLIKSLSDPFWDNRQGEVMAFERGTLYGLPIYHGRRVRYEPHNPEETRELFIGQALVQEEMFGRMDTPALQRETETDAKKKYPNVFGFFWHNRRLIKEIEALEHRSRRPDVLVDDDLLFAFYESRIPKEVRSRESLKAWLTKDRNTEKDLDTQLRLEKADLMRHEAAGITVDRYPKTMLVGGAQLSLTYHFEPGSPKDGVTLVVPLTQLNQVDGRRCEWLVPGMCEEKVLLLLKSLPQKLRRHCVPLPDYAKAFLERKLEEKQFGVGDFLDSLIGDIRKERGLEIKRTDFRPEALPLHSSMNFRLIDEHGRQLEVERNLARLRSEYGQTARNAFQAIAQETAQVELGMELPLGEKSKPNSNGGANTADTTRKVEQGGYRAWEFGELPETLEIQKGNKTLFGYPALVDRIDFCDLEVFDDLEEARKQHALGLRRLFALSNKDTLKALQKQLPGIRELGLLFINVGSVEGLIDQILNIALERAFMTEQLPVNAEQFAERLQAGKPRLALIAQEIARHALNALQAHADLQKKIASAKAASPSAYTDIQAQMQGLIFPKFVAEIPYSQLVHVPRYLKAIAMRIDKLRSNPSRDAQCQKDWESVARPWQKLMQGNKGSASYAMAEDQALTDFRWQLEELRVALYAQELKTPTPMSLKRLEKVLTSLR, from the coding sequence ATGCCACAGCCTGTGCCTGCTTCCAACACCTCACGTAAGCTAGAAATTCGCTTTCCAGAGGAATTGCCGGTCTCTGGTCAGCGTCAGCTGATCAAGGATGCCCTGCAGAGCCACCAGGTGGTGATTGTGTGCGGTGAGACTGGTTCGGGCAAGACCACCCAGCTTCCGAAGATCTGTTTGGATCTGGGGCGAGGCACGATTAATGGCGGCAAGCTCATTGGCCATACTCAACCACGCCGGATTGCAGCCACCGCTACGGCCAAGCGCATCGCCCAGGAGCTAGGTTCGCCCATTGGCCAAGATGTGGGCTACCAAGTTCGCTTTGCTGATAAGACTAGTCATACCGCCTCTATCAAGTTGATGACCGACGGTATCTTGCTGGCGGAGACTCAGCGCGATCCTCAGTTACGCGCCTATGACACGCTCATCATTGACGAAGCGCATGAACGAAGTCTGAACATTGATTTCTTATTGGGATATCTGCGCCAGCTACTCCCAAAGCGGCCAGATCTCAAGCTGATCATTACCTCAGCAACCATCGATGCCCAGCGTTTTGCCGAGCACTTTGCCATTAATGGCAAGGTAGCGCCCGTTATCGAAGTCAGCGGTAGATTGTTTCCGGTAGAGCAACGTTACTCACAGCTAGAGCCGGATGCCAAGCCAGATGGCAAAAAAGAATCCAAAACTGCCAAGGAAATCCCGGATGCGGTGACGGAAGAGATCGCCAGCTTATGGCGAGAGGGAGCAGCGGGCGCAGGAGACGTGTTGGTCTTTTTGCCGGGCGAGCGTGAGATACGCGATTGCGCAGAAGCCTTGCGTAAAGATCATGTCTTGCAGCAACGCTTTCATCCAGAGATTCTGAGTTTATTTGCTCGTCAATCCGTCGCTGAGCAAGAGAGGGTCTTTAGCCCAGGCAATGGGCGACGGATTATTCTGACAACCAACGTTGCAGAGACCTCGTTAACAGTACCGAACATTCGGTATGTGATCGATAGTGGTCTAGCGAGAGTCAAACGCTACTCCTATCGCAATAAGGTAGAGCAGCTACAAATTGAGCCCATCTCGCAAGCTGCTGCCAATCAAAGAGCAGGGCGTTGCGGTCGTGTATCCGATGGAATCTGCGTGCGTTTATATAGCGAGCAAGATTATCTAGGGCGGCCTAAATTTACTGATCCAGAGATATTGCGTAGCTCGTTAGCTGCAGTGCTCTTGCGCATGAGCTCCTTACGCTTACCCAAGATCCAGCATTTCCCCTTCATTGATAAACCCTTGGGCAGAGCGATTGCCGATGGTGTGCAACTTTTGGATGAATTGGGCGCAATTGAATTTGATGAATCAGAGCCTGCAGATGGTAAGGATATTAATAACAGCTTCAAGCTCACGGCTATTGGCAAACAATTAGCAGACTTACCGCTTGACCCGCGCATTGGCAGAATGCTCTTAGCTGCTAAAGAGCAGAATGCCCTAAAGGAAGTCACCATCATCGCATCTGCTTTGGCAACTCAAGATCCGCGTGATCGCCCTATGGATCAGGCTGCAGCAGCAGATCAAGCTCATCTACAGTTTGCTGATGAGCGCTCTGAGTTTCTGAGTTTCGTCAAACTCTGGAATTGGTATCAAGATGCTCTAAAACACAAACATAGCAATCGACAGCTTGAGAATCTGTGTAAAAGCAAATTTCTGTCACCACGTCGCTTGCGTGAATGGCGCGATGTTCATGGCCAACTACACACCATGCTGGGCGAGAAAGGCTGGAAGGAAAATGCTTTAGCCGCAACATATGAGCAGGTACACCTTTCTTTATTAACAGGCCTGCTCGGATATGTAGCCAAAAAAGAAGAAGACGAAAAATCTCAAGATCGCAATAGCAAAACAGGTGGTTACGTAGGCGCGCGGGGTATTCGTCCATTCATTTGGCCTGGTTCTACTATTGGCAAAAAGGCAGGCGCCTGGATTTTGGCTGGGGAGCTGCAAGAAACGAATCGCATGTATGCCAGAACGATTGCGAAGATTGAGCCGCAATGGGTGGAGCGCGTTGCAGCGCATCGTCTGATCAAATCCCTTAGTGATCCTTTCTGGGATAACCGTCAGGGTGAGGTGATGGCTTTTGAGCGGGGCACTTTGTATGGCTTGCCGATTTATCATGGCCGTAGGGTTCGATATGAACCACACAATCCCGAGGAAACCAGGGAGTTATTTATTGGCCAAGCCCTGGTGCAGGAAGAAATGTTTGGGCGCATGGATACGCCTGCACTCCAGCGTGAAACAGAAACCGATGCCAAGAAAAAATATCCTAATGTGTTTGGATTCTTTTGGCATAACCGTCGCTTAATTAAAGAAATCGAAGCTTTAGAACATCGCTCACGTCGACCCGATGTATTAGTAGATGATGATTTGTTATTCGCTTTTTATGAGTCTCGAATACCTAAGGAAGTGCGTAGTCGTGAAAGTCTTAAAGCATGGCTAACGAAAGACAGAAATACCGAAAAAGATCTTGATACTCAACTTCGCCTAGAAAAAGCGGACTTGATGCGCCATGAGGCGGCTGGTATTACCGTAGATCGCTATCCAAAGACGATGTTAGTCGGTGGTGCACAGCTGAGTCTTACCTATCACTTCGAGCCTGGCAGCCCAAAGGATGGTGTAACCCTTGTTGTTCCATTAACCCAACTGAATCAAGTGGATGGCCGTCGTTGTGAATGGCTAGTTCCTGGAATGTGTGAGGAGAAGGTATTGCTGCTTCTTAAATCACTGCCCCAGAAATTAAGACGCCATTGCGTGCCGTTGCCAGATTATGCAAAGGCCTTTCTTGAGCGTAAGTTAGAGGAAAAGCAATTTGGCGTAGGGGACTTTCTGGATAGTCTGATTGGCGATATTCGCAAAGAGCGCGGCTTAGAAATTAAACGAACTGACTTTAGGCCAGAGGCATTACCACTACATTCATCGATGAATTTCCGTCTGATTGACGAACATGGACGCCAGCTTGAGGTAGAGCGCAACTTGGCTCGCTTACGTTCGGAATATGGACAGACCGCTCGTAATGCCTTCCAAGCGATTGCCCAAGAGACTGCTCAGGTCGAGTTGGGAATGGAGCTACCTCTAGGTGAAAAATCCAAACCCAATTCAAACGGAGGTGCCAATACCGCCGATACCACTCGTAAGGTCGAGCAGGGTGGCTACCGCGCTTGGGAGTTTGGCGAGTTGCCAGAAACTTTAGAGATCCAAAAGGGGAATAAAACTCTGTTTGGTTACCCCGCCCTAGTAGATCGCATTGACTTTTGTGATCTCGAAGTATTTGATGATTTAGAGGAGGCTCGCAAACAGCATGCTTTAGGACTACGTCGCTTATTTGCACTGAGTAATAAAGACACGCTCAAAGCTCTGCAAAAACAATTGCCCGGTATTCGTGAATTGGGTTTGCTATTTATCAATGTGGGTTCGGTAGAGGGCTTGATTGATCAGATTCTGAATATTGCCCTTGAGCGTGCTTTTATGACCGAGCAACTTCCGGTGAACGCAGAACAATTTGCCGAGCGCCTACAAGCAGGAAAACCGAGATTGGCGCTTATTGCCCAAGAGATTGCTCGCCACGCATTAAATGCATTGCAAGCCCATGCAGATTTGCAGAAAAAGATCGCTAGTGCAAAAGCAGCTTCGCCAAGTGCCTATACCGATATACAGGCTCAGATGCAGGGATTAATCTTTCCTAAGTTTGTGGCGGAGATACCTTACTCCCAATTGGTGCATGTGCCGCGCTATTTAAAAGCAATTGCGATGCGGATTGATAAATTACGATCAAACCCTAGTCGTGATGCCCAATGCCAAAAGGACTGGGAATCGGTTGCTCGTCCGTGGCAAAAACTGATGCAAGGGAATAAGGGGTCTGCCTCTTATGCGATGGCCGAGGATCAGGCTTTAACGGATTTTCGTTGGCAGTTGGAAGAGTTGAGGGTGGCTTTGTATGCTCAAGAGCTCAAAACCCCAACCCCCATGTCCTTAAAGCGGCTCGAAAAGGTTTTAACAAGCTTGCGCTAG
- a CDS encoding cytochrome D1 domain-containing protein: MYKIIKIRGFRTIAASALLAFLLANQTASGQTTSPAASAAPANQPKLAVILNSGSASVSLIDMNTREVVKTIPVGKEPHHLMMTPDQKSLLIANAAGNDVVLMNPTTGELTGKIPNIIDPYQIGYSPNHKWFIANGNRLDRVDIYAADSANLKLAKTVKLGKTPSHIAFTSDSKIAFITLQDSSELAAIDLETQNVLWVMPTGKVPAGLWMTPGDQYLLVGITGEDNVQVIDWKNRKEVKRIPTGKGAHNFRPLGDKKHVFVSNRIASTISLINMQTLEKVGDITGLPAGPDDMEITPDGKTMWVTFRFSKKVGVIDIPTMKLVTVIPVGKSPHGVFFTPRAGWE, encoded by the coding sequence ATGTACAAAATTATCAAGATTAGAGGTTTTCGCACAATTGCGGCCTCTGCATTATTGGCGTTTCTATTGGCCAATCAAACTGCCTCTGGGCAAACAACAAGCCCTGCAGCTTCAGCAGCCCCTGCAAATCAACCTAAGTTGGCAGTGATTCTGAATTCTGGTTCTGCATCTGTCAGTTTGATCGATATGAACACGCGTGAGGTTGTTAAAACGATCCCGGTTGGTAAGGAGCCTCATCACCTCATGATGACCCCTGATCAAAAATCATTATTGATTGCCAATGCTGCAGGTAATGATGTTGTATTGATGAATCCAACCACGGGTGAATTGACTGGCAAGATTCCGAACATCATTGATCCATACCAAATCGGTTACTCCCCAAATCACAAATGGTTTATAGCTAACGGCAATCGTTTGGATCGAGTGGATATTTATGCTGCCGACAGTGCAAATCTTAAGTTAGCTAAGACCGTAAAGCTAGGTAAGACACCTAGTCATATTGCTTTTACATCGGATAGCAAAATTGCATTTATTACTTTGCAAGACTCTAGTGAGCTTGCCGCAATAGATCTTGAAACACAAAATGTATTGTGGGTCATGCCTACAGGTAAGGTGCCTGCTGGTTTGTGGATGACACCTGGTGATCAGTATTTATTGGTGGGCATTACTGGTGAAGACAATGTTCAAGTGATTGACTGGAAAAATCGCAAAGAAGTGAAGCGCATCCCTACAGGGAAGGGTGCCCATAACTTCCGTCCTTTAGGGGACAAAAAGCATGTATTTGTCAGCAACCGCATTGCTTCTACGATCAGCTTGATCAATATGCAAACCTTGGAGAAAGTGGGTGATATCACTGGACTACCAGCCGGCCCAGACGATATGGAAATTACTCCAGATGGTAAAACGATGTGGGTCACTTTCCGCTTTTCTAAAAAGGTTGGGGTAATTGATATCCCAACAATGAAGTTGGTAACGGTGATTCCGGTTGGTAAGTCACCACATGGTGTGTTTTTCACTCCAAGGGCTGGATGGGAATAA
- a CDS encoding polysaccharide deacetylase family protein — protein sequence MGIINIMKRLSPNAFIRIAAVLMLGCFSLGANAQAAECSKKVYLTFDTGNMSVAEKVAEILKRQNVKATFFLANEKTYRGDFALDESWKPFWQQLAKEGNHFGSHTYDHDYFVKDGPKGQVFEKPQFGPKAGETVLYNEAAMCKQIRRVDQRFQEMTNQPLQKVWRAPGGKTSPTLIRIGDMCGYQHIGWAPAGFLGDELNSEKRPNHLLLDKASRDLKDGDITMAHLGIWSRKDPWAPAVLEQLIINLKGRGFCFGLLPKDSANQSK from the coding sequence ATGGGAATAATTAATATCATGAAGCGCCTAAGTCCTAACGCATTCATTCGTATCGCAGCCGTGCTTATGCTCGGCTGTTTTTCATTGGGCGCCAATGCGCAAGCCGCAGAATGTAGCAAGAAGGTCTACCTCACCTTCGATACTGGCAATATGTCAGTGGCTGAAAAAGTAGCTGAGATTCTTAAGCGGCAAAACGTAAAAGCTACTTTTTTCTTGGCCAATGAAAAAACCTACCGCGGCGACTTTGCTTTAGATGAGTCTTGGAAGCCCTTTTGGCAGCAATTGGCAAAGGAGGGTAATCATTTCGGTAGTCATACCTACGACCATGATTACTTTGTGAAGGATGGCCCTAAAGGGCAGGTTTTTGAGAAACCACAATTTGGTCCAAAGGCTGGGGAAACCGTTTTGTATAACGAAGCGGCAATGTGTAAGCAGATTCGTCGGGTTGATCAGCGCTTTCAAGAAATGACAAATCAGCCGCTACAGAAAGTCTGGCGTGCTCCAGGGGGTAAAACTTCGCCTACTTTGATTCGCATCGGCGATATGTGTGGTTATCAGCATATTGGCTGGGCACCTGCTGGCTTCCTGGGGGACGAGTTGAACTCCGAGAAGCGCCCCAATCACCTTCTGTTGGATAAAGCGAGTAGAGATCTAAAGGATGGCGATATCACCATGGCTCACTTGGGCATTTGGTCTAGAAAAGATCCATGGGCACCCGCGGTTTTGGAGCAGTTGATTATTAACCTGAAGGGTCGTGGTTTCTGTTTTGGGCTACTGCCCAAAGATTCAGCAAATCAGTCAAAATAA
- a CDS encoding sterol desaturase family protein, translating into MDLTTVTSMIANAYASVQEFLFANVVGPILYQFDLMSWAEDVFDGIDWFLFGCVQLFLILVVLRTWERLVPAEKQERFSKSSRADVLYTLFHRLGIFHGLIFICLSGFFFEIDSILHDFRFDRLNVESWWPGVTSVPVVSFVIYLIILDFVDFLYHRASHAFNWWWQLHALHHSQTVMTAWSDNRSHILDDVMRAAIMSFFALLIGVSPGQFIMLIALSQFIQSWQHANIKVHLGPAKYLLVSPMFHRMHHAVGYGHEAIGKPGVLGGCNFGILFPWWDMLFGTAIFTKEVYPTGVRNLTVSENILTQQWQSLVRAIKEFKPK; encoded by the coding sequence ATGGACCTCACTACCGTCACCTCCATGATTGCGAATGCTTACGCCAGCGTTCAGGAGTTTCTGTTTGCTAATGTAGTGGGTCCGATTCTGTACCAATTCGATTTAATGTCTTGGGCTGAGGATGTATTTGATGGAATCGATTGGTTTTTGTTTGGTTGTGTTCAGCTCTTCTTAATTCTGGTTGTATTAAGAACGTGGGAGCGTTTAGTCCCAGCAGAAAAGCAAGAGCGTTTTTCAAAGTCGAGTAGGGCAGATGTTCTGTACACCTTATTTCATCGCCTGGGAATATTTCATGGCTTAATTTTTATATGCCTATCTGGATTCTTTTTTGAGATTGATTCCATCCTGCATGATTTCCGTTTTGATCGCCTGAATGTAGAGTCCTGGTGGCCGGGAGTGACATCAGTCCCTGTCGTTAGCTTCGTAATCTATCTCATCATTCTGGACTTTGTTGATTTTCTTTATCACCGCGCTTCGCATGCGTTTAACTGGTGGTGGCAATTGCATGCCTTGCATCATAGCCAAACAGTAATGACGGCCTGGTCTGATAATCGTAGTCACATTCTGGATGATGTGATGCGAGCAGCAATCATGTCCTTCTTCGCGCTGTTGATTGGTGTATCGCCAGGGCAATTCATTATGTTGATTGCGCTAAGCCAATTTATTCAAAGTTGGCAGCATGCCAATATTAAGGTTCACTTAGGGCCTGCTAAATATCTATTGGTATCCCCAATGTTTCACCGAATGCATCATGCTGTGGGCTATGGGCATGAGGCTATCGGTAAACCCGGCGTATTGGGTGGTTGTAATTTTGGTATTTTGTTTCCGTGGTGGGATATGTTATTCGGAACGGCCATCTTCACTAAAGAGGTCTATCCTACGGGGGTCAGAAATTTAACTGTTTCAGAAAATATCCTCACCCAACAATGGCAAAGCTTGGTGCGTGCCATTAAAGAATTCAAGCCTAAGTAG
- the argA gene encoding amino-acid N-acetyltransferase, with protein sequence MPTNAPNQALMAEETTSNFPFVGWLRDVAPYIHSFREKTFVIAFAGELVQEIGLENLIEDIAMLHAMGMRIVLVHGIRPQIEEQLMLRNIKSKFGKSALHSYRITDAAALECVKEAAGELRLDIEAAFSRGLPNTPMAGSRISVISGNFITAMPVGVVEGTDYIHTGLVRKVDSSSIRQSLDSNKIVLLSPLGFSPTGQAFNLAYEDVAASTAAALKADKLIFLSPYAGLKDNEGDFITELSMPQLQEYVAQNKDMDLGMKSLLSISGRAIRAGVSRVHFLPCNQDGALLEELFTHDGIGMMLASSDIENLREANQDDVGGILQLTMPLEDEGILAARGQDVIERDIQRFSVIEHDRVLFGCAALFPFPNGVGELACLAVDPDVQGSGDGERLLKRVEMRAKQEGIKKLFVLTTRTEHWFLKRGFKRATVDDLPEERKQIYNWDRKSMVLTKDL encoded by the coding sequence ATGCCAACAAATGCACCGAACCAGGCCTTAATGGCCGAAGAAACGACCTCCAACTTCCCTTTCGTAGGGTGGTTGCGCGATGTTGCGCCCTACATTCATAGCTTCCGCGAGAAGACCTTTGTGATCGCCTTTGCGGGTGAACTCGTCCAAGAAATCGGTCTTGAGAATCTGATTGAAGATATCGCCATGCTCCATGCTATGGGTATGCGCATTGTTTTGGTTCACGGCATCCGCCCACAGATTGAAGAGCAGTTGATGCTCCGGAATATTAAAAGCAAGTTTGGCAAGAGCGCCTTGCACAGCTATCGGATTACTGATGCTGCCGCACTAGAGTGCGTTAAAGAAGCTGCCGGTGAATTGCGCCTCGATATTGAGGCAGCATTTAGTCGCGGATTACCAAACACTCCAATGGCTGGCTCACGTATCTCTGTGATCTCAGGAAACTTTATTACTGCAATGCCTGTGGGTGTTGTTGAAGGCACTGATTACATCCATACCGGTTTGGTGCGCAAAGTTGACTCTAGCTCGATTAGACAGTCTCTTGATAGCAATAAGATTGTGTTGCTGTCTCCTTTAGGTTTCTCACCAACAGGCCAAGCATTTAATCTGGCATACGAAGACGTAGCTGCATCCACTGCTGCTGCCCTTAAGGCGGATAAGTTAATCTTCCTGAGTCCATATGCAGGCCTTAAAGATAATGAAGGTGATTTCATCACTGAACTATCTATGCCTCAGTTGCAAGAGTATGTTGCCCAGAACAAAGACATGGATCTCGGCATGAAGAGTTTGCTCAGTATCTCTGGCAGAGCAATACGGGCAGGCGTTAGCCGGGTTCACTTTTTGCCCTGCAATCAGGATGGAGCCCTCCTAGAGGAGCTCTTTACTCATGATGGTATTGGCATGATGCTAGCCTCATCTGATATCGAGAACTTACGTGAAGCTAATCAAGATGATGTAGGCGGTATTTTGCAGTTGACGATGCCTTTGGAAGACGAAGGCATCTTGGCGGCTCGTGGACAAGATGTGATTGAACGTGATATTCAGCGCTTCTCAGTGATAGAGCATGACCGCGTTCTCTTTGGTTGCGCCGCCCTCTTCCCATTCCCTAATGGTGTTGGTGAGCTAGCTTGTCTTGCAGTAGATCCTGACGTTCAAGGGTCGGGTGACGGCGAGCGTCTACTCAAGCGTGTTGAAATGCGCGCCAAGCAAGAAGGTATTAAAAAATTATTTGTTCTCACCACTAGAACAGAGCATTGGTTCTTAAAGCGTGGCTTTAAACGGGCAACGGTCGATGATCTGCCTGAAGAAAGAAAACAAATTTATAACTGGGACCGCAAGTCCATGGTTTTAACTAAAGATCTATAA
- a CDS encoding oxidative damage protection protein produces the protein MARMVQCIKLNKEAEGMDFAPLPGELGKKVWNQVSKEAWAAWLKHQTMLINENRLNMADPRARQYLLKQVEKYFFEGGADMAQGYVPPAD, from the coding sequence ATGGCACGCATGGTTCAATGTATCAAACTCAATAAAGAAGCTGAGGGAATGGATTTTGCCCCGCTTCCAGGCGAGCTAGGTAAGAAGGTCTGGAATCAAGTCTCCAAAGAGGCTTGGGCTGCTTGGTTAAAGCACCAAACGATGCTGATTAATGAAAACCGCCTCAACATGGCAGACCCGCGTGCACGTCAGTACCTCTTAAAGCAGGTAGAAAAGTACTTCTTTGAGGGTGGTGCTGATATGGCTCAAGGTTACGTTCCGCCTGCAGACTAA